In Ochrobactrum sp. Marseille-Q0166, a single genomic region encodes these proteins:
- a CDS encoding inorganic diphosphatase, with protein sequence MKKLLLAAMLALTAATAVSASEYVSYLDYPQKEQDGKEFFTAIEIPQGSFTKYEINDKTGHIIVDRYQSMPVVYPANYGSITSTLAGDGDPLDALVYTREPIVPGAIIKVRPIGVLKMIDGGETDDKIVAVPTSKIDPTYDNIKEIADLPKIEQQRLEAFFRVYKQLPEGRKAVELRGFDTAETAANEVAKAIKAFSEKK encoded by the coding sequence ATGAAAAAGCTCCTGCTTGCTGCAATGCTCGCTCTGACTGCTGCAACCGCTGTATCTGCGTCTGAATATGTCTCCTATCTGGACTACCCTCAGAAAGAGCAGGACGGAAAAGAATTCTTCACTGCCATTGAAATTCCACAAGGCAGCTTCACCAAGTACGAAATCAACGACAAGACCGGCCACATCATCGTCGATCGCTATCAGTCGATGCCGGTCGTTTATCCAGCCAATTACGGCTCCATAACCAGCACGCTGGCAGGCGACGGCGATCCGCTTGACGCGCTCGTCTACACCCGCGAACCAATCGTTCCGGGTGCAATCATCAAGGTTCGTCCAATCGGCGTTCTCAAGATGATCGACGGTGGTGAAACGGACGACAAGATCGTCGCTGTCCCGACCTCTAAAATCGACCCAACCTACGACAATATCAAGGAGATTGCTGATCTGCCAAAGATCGAGCAGCAGCGCCTTGAAGCTTTTTTCCGCGTTTACAAACAATTGCCTGAAGGCCGGAAAGCGGTCGAACTCCGCGGCTTCGATACTGCTGAAACTGCAGCAAACGAAGTGGCCAAAGCCATCAAGGCTTTTTCTGAAAAGAAATAA
- a CDS encoding GNAT family N-acetyltransferase, producing MTDGIEQAEWRRMQAQDIARVTAVANVVHPDFFEDEAVFRDRFKVYPAGCFVLANGSEILGYGISHPWQLDKVPALNSILGELPKETSTYYIHDIALLPVVRSGGQASRVVELMAAQAERDGFVTMALVAVNGSQGFWEKKGFVTRDVTALEEKLKGYSDEALYMVRAG from the coding sequence ATGACAGACGGGATTGAACAGGCAGAATGGCGGCGAATGCAAGCGCAGGACATAGCGCGCGTAACAGCCGTGGCCAATGTCGTTCACCCCGACTTCTTCGAGGATGAGGCGGTCTTCCGGGACCGCTTCAAAGTCTATCCGGCCGGTTGTTTTGTGCTGGCCAATGGCAGCGAAATTCTCGGTTATGGCATCAGTCATCCATGGCAACTCGATAAGGTGCCTGCGTTGAATTCGATTCTCGGTGAGCTGCCGAAGGAAACGAGCACCTATTATATTCACGATATCGCACTTCTGCCGGTGGTTCGCTCAGGCGGGCAGGCTTCGCGTGTGGTCGAATTGATGGCCGCTCAGGCAGAGCGAGATGGTTTTGTCACCATGGCCCTTGTTGCGGTCAATGGCTCTCAGGGATTCTGGGAGAAAAAGGGCTTCGTTACCCGCGATGTGACCGCACTCGAAGAGAAGCTGAAAGGCTATTCGGACGAGGCGCTCTATATGGTCCGCGCCGGCTAA
- the serA gene encoding phosphoglycerate dehydrogenase, whose amino-acid sequence MAPRVLVSDKLSPTAIQIFKDRGVEVDYLPDLGKDKEKLLEVIGQYDGLAIRSATKVTEKLIAAAKKLKVIGRAGIGVDNVDIPAASRRGIIVMNTPFGNSITTAEHAIALMFAVARQLPEADVSTRAGKWEKNRFMGVEITGKTLGVVGCGNIGAVVAARGIGLKMHVVAFDPFLSEARAQELGVEKLELDELLARADFITLHTPLTDKTRGIINADALAKTKPGVRIINCARGGLIVEKDLVAALKSGHVAGAGIDVFETEPATDNELFNLPNVVCTPHLGASTSEAQENVAIQVAEQMSDYLVKGAVSNAINMPSITAEEAPRLKPFVKLAEVLGAFVGQVTDEPIQEVEVLFDGSTAGMNTRALVSAALAGLIRPQVADVNMVSAPIMVKERGIIVSEIKRDKSGIFDGYIKLTVKTTERERSIAGTCFSDGKARFIQIKGINLDAEVGPHMLYVTNVDIPGMIGLLGTICGKHNINIANFALGRNHPGGDAIAMLYVDDRIPQAALDELIAQEAIKAARPLEFNIEEA is encoded by the coding sequence ATGGCACCTCGCGTACTCGTATCCGATAAATTGTCGCCGACCGCCATTCAGATTTTCAAAGATCGCGGTGTTGAAGTTGATTACCTGCCAGATCTTGGCAAGGACAAAGAAAAGCTGCTTGAAGTCATCGGCCAGTATGATGGTCTGGCTATCCGTTCCGCAACCAAGGTGACGGAAAAGCTGATTGCTGCAGCAAAGAAACTTAAGGTCATTGGTCGCGCCGGGATTGGCGTGGACAATGTCGATATCCCGGCGGCGTCTCGCCGTGGTATCATTGTGATGAATACGCCTTTCGGTAATTCGATCACGACTGCAGAACATGCAATTGCACTGATGTTTGCAGTTGCGCGTCAGCTCCCAGAAGCTGACGTTTCCACCCGTGCTGGAAAGTGGGAAAAGAACCGCTTCATGGGCGTGGAAATTACTGGCAAGACATTGGGTGTTGTGGGCTGTGGGAATATCGGTGCTGTGGTTGCAGCGCGGGGTATCGGCCTCAAGATGCATGTTGTTGCGTTCGATCCGTTTCTATCGGAAGCGCGGGCGCAGGAGCTTGGTGTTGAAAAGCTCGAGCTTGATGAACTTCTGGCGCGCGCCGATTTCATCACGCTGCACACGCCACTGACCGACAAGACACGCGGCATCATCAATGCCGACGCACTGGCTAAGACCAAGCCGGGCGTCCGCATTATCAACTGCGCACGCGGCGGTTTGATTGTTGAAAAGGATCTGGTTGCAGCATTGAAATCAGGTCATGTTGCCGGTGCCGGTATTGATGTTTTCGAGACCGAGCCTGCTACAGACAATGAATTGTTCAATCTGCCCAACGTGGTTTGCACACCGCATCTTGGTGCTTCGACTTCCGAAGCGCAGGAAAATGTGGCGATTCAGGTGGCCGAGCAAATGTCGGATTATCTGGTCAAGGGTGCTGTTTCCAACGCGATCAACATGCCGTCGATCACTGCAGAGGAAGCGCCGCGCCTCAAGCCATTCGTCAAGCTCGCAGAAGTTCTGGGTGCTTTTGTTGGCCAGGTGACGGACGAGCCAATTCAGGAGGTCGAAGTACTTTTTGACGGTTCCACTGCGGGCATGAACACACGCGCTCTGGTCAGTGCAGCACTTGCCGGTCTGATTCGTCCGCAGGTTGCTGATGTGAACATGGTTTCTGCACCGATTATGGTGAAGGAACGTGGAATCATCGTCTCCGAGATCAAGCGCGACAAGTCTGGTATCTTCGACGGCTATATCAAGCTCACCGTGAAGACCACCGAACGTGAACGGTCAATTGCAGGAACGTGTTTCTCGGATGGCAAGGCTCGTTTCATTCAGATCAAGGGAATCAACCTTGATGCGGAAGTCGGTCCGCACATGCTTTACGTCACCAATGTCGACATTCCAGGCATGATCGGTCTGCTCGGAACGATTTGCGGCAAGCACAATATCAACATCGCAAACTTTGCTCTCGGACGTAATCATCCGGGCGGTGATGCCATCGCGATGCTCTATGTCGATGACAGGATTCCACAGGCAGCACTTGACGAACTCATTGCTCAAGAGGCAATCAAGGCGGCAAGACCTTTGGAATTTAACATCGAGGAAGCTTGA
- a CDS encoding adenylosuccinate synthase, with translation MANVVVVGSQWGDEGKGKIVDWLSERADVIVRYQGGHNAGHTLVIDGVSYKLSLLPSGLVRGKLSVIGNGVVVDPHHFVMEVEKLRGQGIEITPEVLRIAENAPLILSVHRELDAMREGATEGLKIGTTKRGIGPAYEDKVGRRAIRVIDLTEPDTLEPKVERLLAHHNLLRRGMGLEEIAVATILEELTSVADKILPYIDQVWRVLDERRKAGDRILFEGAQGALLDNDHGTYPFVTSSNTVAGQAAAGSGLGPTAIGYVLGITKAYTTRVGEGPFPTELNDEIGEFLGTKGHEFGVVTGRKRRCGWFDAVIVRQTVRTSGITGIALTKLDVLDGLEEIKICVAYELDGKRIDYLPSSMGAQARVKPIYETLPGWSETTAGARSWNDLPAQAVKYVRHIEELIGAPVAMLSTSPEREDTILVTDPFHD, from the coding sequence ATGGCGAATGTAGTTGTCGTCGGGTCGCAATGGGGCGACGAGGGCAAGGGAAAGATCGTGGACTGGTTGTCCGAGCGCGCCGATGTGATCGTGCGCTATCAGGGCGGTCATAACGCGGGTCATACGCTTGTCATCGATGGCGTCAGCTACAAGCTTTCGCTTCTGCCATCCGGCCTTGTACGCGGCAAACTGAGCGTGATCGGCAATGGTGTTGTGGTTGACCCGCATCATTTCGTCATGGAAGTCGAAAAGCTGCGCGGCCAGGGCATCGAAATCACCCCTGAAGTTCTGCGCATCGCAGAAAATGCACCGCTTATTCTGTCCGTTCATCGCGAACTGGATGCAATGCGTGAAGGCGCTACCGAAGGTCTCAAGATCGGCACCACCAAGCGTGGTATCGGCCCTGCATATGAAGACAAGGTTGGCCGTCGCGCGATCCGGGTCATCGATCTGACCGAGCCGGACACCTTAGAGCCAAAGGTTGAGCGCCTGCTTGCTCACCACAATCTGCTGCGTCGCGGCATGGGCCTTGAGGAAATCGCGGTTGCGACCATTCTTGAAGAGCTGACCTCGGTTGCAGACAAGATTCTCCCTTATATCGATCAGGTCTGGCGCGTTCTCGACGAACGTCGCAAGGCTGGCGACCGCATCCTTTTCGAAGGTGCGCAGGGCGCACTTCTTGATAACGACCACGGCACCTATCCGTTCGTCACCTCGTCCAACACTGTTGCCGGTCAGGCCGCTGCCGGTTCGGGCCTTGGTCCGACAGCAATCGGTTATGTTCTCGGCATTACCAAGGCTTATACCACCCGCGTTGGTGAAGGTCCGTTCCCGACCGAACTCAACGATGAAATCGGTGAATTCCTTGGTACCAAGGGCCATGAATTTGGCGTGGTAACAGGTCGTAAGCGTCGTTGTGGCTGGTTCGATGCCGTTATCGTTCGTCAGACGGTTCGCACTTCCGGCATCACCGGTATTGCGCTGACCAAGCTCGATGTTCTCGACGGTCTTGAGGAAATCAAGATCTGCGTGGCCTACGAACTCGATGGCAAGCGTATCGACTATCTGCCATCTTCAATGGGTGCGCAGGCCCGCGTGAAGCCGATTTATGAAACGCTGCCGGGCTGGTCGGAAACGACAGCTGGTGCGCGTTCGTGGAACGATCTTCCAGCGCAGGCTGTCAAATATGTCCGCCACATCGAAGAGCTGATCGGCGCGCCGGTTGCAATGCTCTCGACGAGCCCGGAACGTGAAGACACGATCCTTGTCACCGATCCATTCCATGATTGA
- a CDS encoding transcriptional regulator yields the protein MADFVAVLKKTIDAQADKSPELRQRVYAKARATIEQKLVTANASQVVAVRQRKILEDAIEEVEAFYAPPASTPPLDEPQTDPLEEFLHESTRAANMPSHADREPQIATEHHYSDRDYEREEETSQAQHARRDDWGVEREPDHTDDKTFSRRSEYVERSSPKQKRSSTGLIIGLVVVLALGAGGYVAWSNKDKLQELASSLGRSDAPASGDSGTTQQPEQQVPPAGQTAGADQPQTPPEEQKMTQRLMPDGSETDEGPAGGQASLGEGKSTAASTPGAEQTNSPNQPQSQQAVAVGQQALLYEERGGTETGSVERGTVVWSEIEESPSEGEPAAPAIRGTITMPDTKAELKLTIRKNTDQSIPASHLIEMVFTVPDDFAGGAVDNVQRITFKDTEQAAGNPLIAVPSKIADNFFIIWLNDAKTAQDTNLSLMRRLQWIDIPISYRNGRRALISLEKGIPGEKVFNDVLGAS from the coding sequence ATGGCGGATTTTGTAGCGGTTCTGAAAAAGACAATTGATGCGCAGGCAGACAAATCGCCTGAGCTGCGTCAGCGTGTCTATGCAAAAGCACGTGCGACGATTGAACAGAAGCTTGTGACGGCGAACGCCTCGCAAGTTGTGGCTGTTCGCCAGCGCAAAATCCTCGAGGATGCTATTGAAGAAGTTGAAGCCTTTTATGCGCCTCCAGCTTCCACGCCGCCCCTTGACGAGCCCCAGACTGATCCGCTCGAAGAGTTTCTGCACGAATCAACGCGTGCGGCAAACATGCCTTCTCATGCAGACCGCGAACCGCAGATTGCGACTGAGCACCACTACTCTGACCGCGATTACGAGCGCGAAGAAGAAACATCGCAGGCTCAGCACGCTCGTCGCGATGATTGGGGTGTCGAGCGCGAGCCGGATCATACGGACGATAAGACTTTTTCACGCCGCAGCGAATATGTAGAACGCAGCAGCCCGAAACAAAAGCGTTCTTCTACAGGCCTGATTATTGGCCTAGTTGTTGTGCTTGCCCTTGGTGCTGGCGGTTATGTTGCTTGGAGTAACAAGGACAAACTTCAGGAACTGGCATCAAGTCTTGGCCGCAGCGATGCACCGGCCAGCGGTGACAGTGGTACGACGCAGCAGCCTGAACAGCAGGTGCCACCGGCCGGACAGACTGCGGGTGCTGACCAGCCACAGACGCCACCTGAAGAACAGAAGATGACTCAACGTCTGATGCCGGACGGCAGCGAGACAGACGAAGGTCCAGCCGGTGGACAGGCCAGCCTCGGTGAGGGGAAATCTACCGCTGCCTCAACGCCGGGTGCAGAACAGACCAATTCACCGAACCAGCCACAAAGTCAGCAGGCTGTTGCCGTTGGCCAACAGGCGCTTCTTTATGAGGAACGCGGTGGTACGGAAACGGGGTCGGTAGAGCGTGGAACCGTCGTCTGGTCGGAAATTGAGGAAAGCCCAAGCGAGGGTGAACCTGCTGCGCCTGCAATTCGTGGTACGATCACGATGCCGGATACCAAGGCCGAGCTTAAGCTGACGATTCGCAAAAATACCGACCAGTCCATTCCCGCCAGCCATCTGATTGAGATGGTATTCACTGTGCCAGATGACTTTGCTGGAGGTGCCGTTGATAACGTCCAGCGTATCACATTCAAAGATACGGAACAGGCAGCTGGTAATCCACTGATTGCTGTACCTTCCAAGATAGCGGACAACTTCTTCATTATCTGGCTAAATGACGCAAAGACCGCACAGGATACCAATCTTTCTCTGATGCGCCGTTTGCAGTGGATCGATATTCCGATCTCTTATCGCAACGGGCGGCGCGCTCTGATCAGCCTTGAAAAGGGCATTCCGGGCGAGAAAGTCTTCAATGACGTTCTGGGTGCGAGCTAA